The following are encoded in a window of Anas platyrhynchos isolate ZD024472 breed Pekin duck chromosome 30, IASCAAS_PekinDuck_T2T, whole genome shotgun sequence genomic DNA:
- the LOC139999839 gene encoding olfactory receptor 14C36-like gives MPNSSSVMKFLLLAFTDTRELQLLHFALFLGIYLAAILGNGLILTAVACDHRLHTPMYFFLLNLALIDLGCISTTVPKAMANSLWDIRAISYTGCAVQVFSFLFFVSSEISVLTIMAYDRYVAIFEPLHYGTLLDSKACAQMAAAAWGSGFLNAVLHTANTFSLPLCQGNAVDQFFCEIPQILKLSCSESFLRVVGLIVVSVCLSFGCFVFIVVSYVQIFRAVLRIPSEQGRHKAFSTCLPHLAIVSLFISTGMFAYLKPPSLSSPSLDLMMAVLYSVLPPAVNPVIYSMRNQELKDAVRKLIGYMLLHH, from the coding sequence atgcccaacagcagctctgtgatgaagttcctcctgctggctttcacagacacacgggagctgcagctcctgcacttcgcgctcttcctgggcatctacctggctgccatcctgggcaacggcctcatcctcaccgccgtagcctgcgaccaccgactccacacccccatgtacttcttcctcctcaacctcgccctaattgacctgggctgcatctccaccactgtccccaaagccatggccaattccctctgggacattAGGGCTATCTCCTACACAGGGTGTGCTGTAcaagtcttttcctttctcttcttcgTGTCATCAGAAATTTCTGTCCTTActatcatggcctatgaccgctacgttgccatcttcgagcccctgcactatgggacccTCCTAGACAGCAAAGcctgtgcccagatggcagcagctgcctggggcagtggctttctcaatgctgtcctgcacacggccaatacattttccctgcctctctgtcaaggcaatgctgtggaccagttcttttgtgaaattccccagatcctcaagctttCCTGCTCAGAGTCATTTCTCAGGGTGGTTGGGCTCATCGTAGTAAGTGTCTGTTTATCATTTGGGTGTTTCGTATTCATTGTTgtttcctatgtgcagatcttcagggctgtacTGAGGAtaccctctgagcagggccggcacaaagccttttccacatgccttcCTCACCTGGCCATCGTTTCCCTGTTTATCAGCAcaggcatgtttgcctacctgaagcccccctccctTTCCTCGCCATCCCTGGACCTGATGATGGCAGTTTTGTACTCGgtgttgcctccagcagtgaaccccgtcatctacagcatgaggaaccaggaactCAAGGATGCAGTGAGAAAACTAATTGGATACATGCTTCTTCATCATTAA